ACATTTTCtgacattttgaatgtttcaccattctctaccTTTTGCGCTATATATAGAGAAATACAATAATACCGGATATCAATACAAATAGCATTTACAAAGGGTTAATAATACCAACACATAAGGGTCCAACGGCACATATAATAATCTTGGAAAATGCTGGCTTTTAGCAGCTTTCAGTTCTACGTTTTTAGCGAtgactttattattattttttattattacaaaagtgaaaaacctCTTGGGCGGTCCCAAGgaagtcaaaataaaaaggagttCCAACAGATAAAGGCCATGCTTCCACAGGTGAGAAGGCGATAGGTTGTGTCCAAGCTTGGCCAAAGCATCTGCTAAAAAGTTGCCCTCCCTGGGAACATGGTGGAACTTAACTTCTTCACGAAAAGAACAGAGCTGCAACACGTCTTCAATAAACAGCTTTCGTCTACAATAAACATGGGCATTAAAATTTGTAGATCGATGAAAAGCAATTTACAGTAAAATTTTGACTGGTTATTTGCTAATGTAGCTAGCATACATACCTTCATTCATTGTGACATTCCTTAATACATCTCAGGGTAATGCAAGTTCAAATTTTCtgcatatattttaaataaacaaaaggatGCGAAACATCATAGTGATAAGACTTTATATCATTGTgctttgaccaaaaaaaaaaaaaagacataacATTGTGCTTATAGCTCTTAAAAATTACTAAAACAAGTCCTTCTCATTGTAAGAAATACGTGCAGACTTCGTCTGTGCTTTCAAGTAAAGTAAATCTCTCTCACTTACTTCTGCAGCGTTAACCATATTCCTCCAAGTTCTTTGAGACATGGGGAATTCAGTAATTCCATTTCTTGTCCTCTTTGGTTCTTTTGCATCAACCAAATCTCCATAATTCTTTAGAGAAATCATGCTGTCCGTACAACTATGGATTGCCATTTTACCTTTGAGTAGTACACACTTCATAGAAATACGTCTTAGATCCACAAAGAATGTAGTTGTACTGCAATCACTCTCGTCATTGAAAAATATGCCGTGCTCCCATTCGCCACACTTAGAAAGACTAGTAGGCTTCAAAGGTGCAAAAAGATCTTGTTTCAAATCGAATTTATAATTTAGCTCCCACGCTTTGTTATCGTAATTTTTCAATCCCCATATCTCAACAGATTTTCTTCCCCATATCTTCAGATGTCTATCTTCAAGTGAAGAAAGATTCACTAGTGCCAAAGATCCCTTGAAATTAAGCAAGTGAAGAAATTTCCAGAGATCTGGATTTTTACCCAAGGAGGCAGGAGGAGGTGTTAAATAGAACTCTTCCTTCTGAAAGTCAAAAGAAAGTATACGTACGGATGATCCGTCATCTCCATGGACCAACCAATGCATGTGTCCATGTGCATATGCGGACTTGTAGGTTGGAATGCAAGGAGGAACTGTAGGTAATTTCTGCCATGAGCTTGTACCCAATACAAGAACTTCGGCTGCCAAGTAATCTTTTTTATTGGTGGAAACACGAACAATCTTGAAGCTACATGTTATATTATCAAATCCCATGCCATACCAATCAACATCGCTGGGACTATTAGATGGAACTTGGACGTCACTTGCTGATGGGAGAATTAGAACTTCTCCCCTGAAAGGATTCACCAACAAGCATGACCTCCCATGCTCCAGATTAAGACCCCTAAAGCATGACCTTCCATGCTCGGGATTATGACCAGTAAAGCCAAACAAGTTGCAGAAAACAAATGCAGCTGAATAGAAACGTCGTCTGGATCCGAAATAGGAAACAATTGCCTGTTTGCTCTttgtcaataattttttgCCGTTGTATTTCAATGGATACAACGTGTCATGTTGATGAAAAGGAGACTCATCAAGAACAACAAGTCGAGGAACTTCAGTGGTAGTAGTAGAACTAGTTAGAAAACGACGCCGCATGTGCATTGTCGCAAGAGAGGGGTCGTCAACCGTCTTTAAAAAGGCCTTAGATACACATCTCATGGAACAAATCGAATTGACGGGCAGTCTCCAAAGGATGTCGATAAGAATTTCCGGCGGTAGAGCGCCGATTGTTATTGAGTTTAGTTCTGGCTTCTCCATCTCGTTGttgtagtttttgttttttcttttttcatatgaaaaaataaattacaagaCAAAGCCCCTCGGGCATGAACCCGTTGCTGCAGTTGATGtccttattttcttcaacaatGTAAGATATTATTCGTTAGTATAATTGTAGGGACTGGATATGATATGCTATATGTCTTCAATATTGCTCATCCGGCCTTCCCTACTTATATGCAAATACAAGTGTAGTCAAATAGACATCTCCCAAGATATATTTTCTGACAACTATATCTCCaagtatttttattcaatacgTCCTAATCCTTAATAAATGCATATTTCTCGTTGTCCCAATTTTTTCCatgatgttttttttggaCGCTTTCCTTGTGCAACACACAAATCGGTCAACACCGGATTCTTCTCCTCATAATTAGCTTTCTTGTAGCACAAGGATTTCAATCTCTATACAGAATATTTTCCTACCATAATTAGGCTTGACGTTTTCATATGAATATGTACTTTGTGTAATTGATAATACAAGGGAGTACATGGAATTCCCCAACTTTTTCTTAAATCAGAATATTGATTCAATATATACTTAGGGTTTGCTTCTTTTTCACGTGACGCCTCTTTGATTGGTCGTCAAATTTATTTGCTCcatgttgaggcccaaaaatccAAGGATTAGGCCCAGGTTTATTCTTAGCCCAATACAAATAAATTGATCGCCAAAGGAACACAATTGGGAAGTAAGAGAAAATTGTGGGACGCACCTACATAAGCCATGGACCATGCGTCACGCCAAGCAAGCATGCGCAAAAGGGCCAAAAATGCACTGGCTTTATAAATTCACGTTCACCAACCTATCCGATGCTCTTGGCCTGATAATAGCTTATTGCAGTACAATAAAATCCAAGCACAAGCATGTTAAATAAACAAGCGATGCCATGTAAAGAACCGATATTCTAATACCAAGCCgtgctacaagcttaagtagGCCCAAGCCACATTATTACCCGGGGCTTGCTGAGAAGGTTGTGGTATGGACGGGAACAAGCAATCACAGGGTCCATTGAAAGTTCGAGGAATGAAAGTTTTAAGCCACTTAGGAGCATTAAAACTCAAGCCTATTCCTTGAGCCCAAACACATGGGTTAGCatgagagagggagaaaattAATCCAATGCCCTAGGAGAATATCTAGTCTGCTGCAACATTTAGATAAACCCACATTAGTAAAATGCCCAAAGTAAAACAAGTAGGCTATTTACAGCAGCTTGATGAAAACCCATTAGACGTTGGAAATAATATGCTAATAACCCAATACTGTACACACAAGCCCAGCCTAGCGCCT
The Prunus dulcis chromosome 2, ALMONDv2, whole genome shotgun sequence DNA segment above includes these coding regions:
- the LOC117618119 gene encoding F-box protein At5g65850-like, which encodes MEKPELNSITIGALPPEILIDILWRLPVNSICSMRCVSKAFLKTVDDPSLATMHMRRRFLTSSTTTTEVPRLVVLDESPFHQHDTLYPLKYNGKKLLTKSKQAIVSYFGSRRRFYSAAFVFCNLFGFTGHNPEHGRSCFRGLNLEHGRSCLLVNPFRGEVLILPSASDVQVPSNSPSDVDWYGMGFDNITCSFKIVRVSTNKKDYLAAEVLVLGTSSWQKLPTVPPCIPTYKSAYAHGHMHWLVHGDDGSSVRILSFDFQKEEFYLTPPPASLGKNPDLWKFLHLLNFKGSLALVNLSSLEDRHLKIWGRKSVEIWGLKNYDNKAWELNYKFDLKQDLFAPLKPTSLSKCGEWEHGIFFNDESDCSTTTFFVDLRRISMKCVLLKGKMAIHSCTDSMISLKNYGDLVDAKEPKRTRNGITEFPMSQRTWRNMVNAAEVSERDLLYLKAQTKSARISYNEKDLF